Proteins encoded together in one Telopea speciosissima isolate NSW1024214 ecotype Mountain lineage chromosome 6, Tspe_v1, whole genome shotgun sequence window:
- the LOC122664084 gene encoding protein REVEILLE 1 encodes MVDQDSSGGTCTHAGNIHGNPVCLDVGSRSVTGVQLTEMYPSGDEYAPKVRKPYTITKQRERWTEEEHKKFLEALKLYGRAWRRIEEHVGTKTAVQIRSHAQKFFSKVVRESNGSNASTVKPLEIPPPRPKRKPMHPYPRKRVVSVKKGKSVPEQQERSPSPNLSVSEQANQSPTSVLSAFGSDTGGSSASSSPGGSRSPVSSAAGANTINLLLTEQGNGLVSSTSLAEAENGSSPSILVAAAPILQDQSSMSQKNVDLGPKESTCAKEDSTSEAPTMSLKLFGITVLVTDSHKPGSSNVETRKSLPSENCQENLDSNEEKPVQTSQLNAMQTELSLETNKNLRIPWACGTLPVFYHMQLQKESLHPVEAASAAALPRWSSYGDLPFPFLLLQNPNSIHTPPHTCLEGDSEDKNIHKEGSWTGSNTASVNDVGLGDRNGDVVDSQSREKELGMFFRLKPSETSAFPEPKGSPSKCTKGFVPFKRCIAERDAHSAISIGEEREGQKIRLCL; translated from the exons ATGGTCGACCAG GATAGTAGCGGAGGCACATGTACCCATGCTGGTAACATCCATGGCAATCCTGTTTGTTTGGATGTTGGCTCACGATCTGTAACTGGAGTCCAACTGACGGAGATGTATCCCTCTGGAGATGAATATGCACCCAAG GTGAGAAAACCTTACACAATCACAAAACAACGAGAAAGATGGACAGAGGAGGAGCATAAGAAGTTCCTGGAAGCCTTAAAGTTGTATGGTCGTGCTTGGCGTCGGATTGAAG AACATGTGGGCACAAAGACTGCTGTTCAGATTCGAAGCCATGCTCAGAAGTTTTTCTCTAAG GTGGTCCGGGAGTCAAATGGCAGCAATGCAAGCACTGTGAAGCCACTTGAGATCCCTCCTCCCCGGCCAAAACGGAAACCAATGCACCCTTATCCCCGTAAACGAGTTGTTTCAGTCAAGAAGGGGAAGTCAGTTCCAGAGCAACAAGAAAGGTCCCCATCCCCAAATTTATCAGTTTCAGAACAAGCAAACCAATCTCCAACATCAGTCTTGTCTGCATTTGGGTCAGATACAGGAGGGTCGTCAGCTTCAAGTTCACCGGGTGGTAGTCGTTCACCAGTTTCATCCGCTGCTGGTGCTAATACTATCAATTTGTTACTTACTGAACAAGGGAATGGACTCGTATCATCCACTTCATTGGCAGAAGCTGAAAATGGATCTTCTCCATCTATCCTGGTTGCTGCTGCTCCAATTCTACAAGACCAATCTTCCATG AGCCAGAAGAATGTTGACTTGGGACCCAAAGAAAGTACATGTGCCAAAGAAGATTCAACCTCAGAGGCACCCACAATGAGTCTTAAGCTGTTTGGAATAACTGTGTTAGTTACCGATTCCCACAAGCCAGGTTCTTCAAATGTTGAAACTCGCAAGTCATTGCCCTCCGAAAACTGTCAGGAGAACCTTGACAGCAATGAGGAAAAGCCTGTGCAGACGTCACAGTTGAATGCAATGCAGACAGAACTTTCCTTGGAGACAAACAAGAACCTTCGGATTCCTTGGGCCTGTGGAACTCTACCAGTGTTCTACCATATGCAATTGCAGAAAGAAAGCCTGCACCCAGTAGAAGCCGCTTCTGCTGCTGCACTGCCTCGGTGGTCATCATATGGAGATCTACcattcccttttcttcttctccagaaTCCAAACTCAATTCATACACCACCACATACCTGTCTGGAAGGAGATTCAGAAGACAAGAATATTCACAAAGAAGGATCTTGGACTGGTTCAAACACAGCATCGGTGAATGATGTTGGTTTAGGGGACAGGAATGGGGATGTTGTCGATTCCCAAAGTAGAGAAAAAGAGCTGGGCATGTTTTTCCGGTTGAAACCGAGTGAAACATCAGCCTTCCCTGAGCCAAAAGGTAGCCCCAGTAAGTGCACAAAGGGGTTTGTACCGTTTAAAAGATGTATAGCAGAAAGAGATGCCCACTCGGCAATATCAATTGGGGAAGAACGGGAGGGACAGAAAATCCGGCTATGCTTGTAG
- the LOC122664087 gene encoding organelle RRM domain-containing protein 6, chloroplastic, translated as MAAISLTVALCASSPTPRDLWRQRLKSSSLIHPCNNLPSHTLSLSCLQFASPLSATQLNHRHGCAVVGCLPSSSESSTRSSTKLYVSGLSFRTTEESLRNAFQNFGNLVEVKLVMDRIANRPRGFAFLRYATKEESNKAIEGMHGKFLDGRVIFVEVAKPRSELRQKQTPRQY; from the exons ATGGCAGCGATTTCTCTGACAGTTGCTCTTTGTGCTTCATCTCCAACTCCGAGAGATCTATGGAGGCAGAGACTGAAGAGTTCTTCCTTAATTCATCCCTGCAACAACCTTCCTTCTCATACATTGTCTTTGTCTTGCTTGCAATTCGCTTCACCTCTTTCTGCAACTCAATTGAATCACCGCCATGGCTGTGCTGTTGTGGGTTGTCTCCCTTCTTCCTCGGAGAGTAGTACAAGAAGCTCCACCAAGCTCTATGTTAGTG GACTTTCATTCCGAACCACTGAGGAGAGCTTGCGAAATGCTTTTCAGAACTTTGGTAATCTTGTTGAAG TCAAACTTGTGATGGATAGAATAGCAAATAGACCAAGAGGCTTTGCTTTCCTTCGTTATGCAACCAAGGAGGAATCTAATAAAGCTATTGAGGGGATGCATGGAAAG TTTCTGGATGGCAGAGTCATATTTGTGGAAGTTGCAAAGCCAAGATCAGAGCTGCGCCAAAAGCAAACTCCTAGACAATATTGA